In one Acidobacteriota bacterium genomic region, the following are encoded:
- the mraY gene encoding phospho-N-acetylmuramoyl-pentapeptide-transferase — protein MFYHLLYPLHTWFGAFNVFRYITFRTAMATLTALLVSLILGPTLIRKLRQFQIGQEIREEGPSSHQAKQGTPTMGGLLIITAIVLPTLLWADLGNVFVWIVVVATVLFGAIGFVDDYLKVVKKTNLGFTARQKLLAQVAVSLGIGFALYWLTDIGLFTTELSLPFVKGLSPNLAWFYPVFVVIVLVSASNAVNLTDGLDGLAIGSSLIAWATFTVLVYAAGNAVVAEYLGITNVKGTAELTIFCGSVVGASLGFLWFNCHPAEVFMGDVGSMALGGALATTAVLIKQELILILVGGLFVIEAMSVILQVGSFRLRGRRIFRMSPIHHHFELSGWSESKIVIRFWIIALIFSLLALATLKLR, from the coding sequence ATGTTCTATCACCTGCTTTACCCGCTTCACACCTGGTTCGGCGCGTTTAACGTCTTTCGTTACATCACGTTCCGTACCGCGATGGCGACACTCACCGCGCTGCTGGTCTCGCTGATCCTCGGACCGACCTTGATTCGAAAGCTGCGTCAGTTCCAGATCGGACAGGAGATTCGCGAGGAGGGGCCGTCCTCCCACCAGGCGAAACAGGGCACTCCGACCATGGGCGGTCTTCTGATCATCACGGCGATCGTCTTGCCGACCCTGCTATGGGCCGACCTTGGCAACGTTTTCGTATGGATCGTCGTCGTCGCGACCGTGCTGTTCGGCGCCATCGGCTTCGTTGACGACTACCTGAAAGTCGTCAAGAAGACTAATCTGGGTTTTACCGCCCGTCAGAAACTTCTGGCCCAGGTCGCCGTGTCGTTGGGGATCGGGTTCGCGCTCTACTGGCTGACGGACATCGGTCTCTTCACGACCGAGCTATCGCTCCCGTTCGTCAAGGGGCTGTCGCCGAATCTCGCCTGGTTCTATCCGGTGTTCGTCGTGATCGTGCTTGTGAGTGCGTCGAACGCCGTCAACCTCACCGACGGACTGGATGGCCTCGCCATCGGTTCGTCGTTGATCGCCTGGGCGACCTTTACGGTGCTGGTCTACGCCGCCGGTAACGCAGTCGTCGCCGAGTACCTCGGAATCACGAACGTCAAGGGCACCGCCGAACTGACGATCTTCTGTGGATCCGTCGTCGGCGCCAGCCTGGGTTTCCTGTGGTTCAACTGCCACCCCGCCGAGGTCTTCATGGGAGATGTCGGCTCGATGGCACTGGGCGGCGCGTTGGCGACGACGGCCGTCCTGATCAAGCAGGAACTGATCTTGATTCTCGTCGGTGGCCTGTTCGTCATCGAGGCAATGTCCGTGATCCTGCAGGTTGGATCGTTTCGGTTGAGGGGTCGTCGGATCTTCCGGATGTCTCCGATCCACCACCACTTTGAACTGTCAGGCTGGAGCGAGAGCAAGATCGTGATCCGTTTCTGGATCATCGCCCTGATCTTCTCGCTCCTGGCGCTTGCAACTCTGAAACTCCGATGA
- the murF gene encoding UDP-N-acetylmuramoyl-tripeptide--D-alanyl-D-alanine ligase, whose protein sequence is MPELRLADLVEATGGHLVRGNPETIVGSYVIDTRRLDSGGCFFALSTGRKDGHLFLNEAAKFGAAAAVVERAPADDESAPEGIVLVHDTLEALTNCGEWIRGHYEDVRWLALTGSNGKTTTKELLAAALSNEQNVHRTPGNFNNHLGVPLTLLSMPADTDTAVLELAMSGPGEIAHLMQMTRPDVGMVTNVRAAHLNSFQSLDDIAAAKGELYSCLDDSSIAIVNLDDVHCRVQATRHLGPRITFGAHPDADVRIGDVQNQLTPGVAFSVHRGDWSRNVQLRLVGAHGAFDAVAALAAALAVGEDLDDACERMERVEAGPGRGQLHRLRAEMLLVDDSYNSSPSALASMLDLIRVNEVPGKKILVMGDMLELGPMEDAMHREAGKRIAAADIDVLVAVGPLSRHSAETARRFGVEQIHHFNDSRKAAAAIPEMLGSGDLVVVKGSRGLRMETIVRTIQEQFEGSGA, encoded by the coding sequence ATGCCTGAACTCAGGCTCGCCGATCTCGTCGAGGCGACCGGTGGTCATCTCGTGCGTGGCAACCCCGAGACGATCGTCGGCAGCTACGTCATCGATACCCGCCGCCTCGACTCTGGTGGCTGTTTTTTTGCGCTGAGTACGGGCAGGAAAGACGGGCATCTATTCCTGAACGAGGCCGCCAAATTCGGTGCGGCTGCCGCGGTCGTCGAACGCGCACCTGCCGACGACGAGAGCGCCCCCGAGGGGATCGTCCTGGTTCACGACACCCTCGAGGCTCTGACGAACTGCGGCGAGTGGATTCGCGGGCACTACGAGGATGTTCGTTGGCTGGCACTGACCGGCAGTAACGGAAAGACCACGACCAAGGAGTTGCTGGCCGCGGCGCTGAGTAACGAGCAGAACGTTCATCGGACACCCGGGAACTTCAACAACCACCTGGGCGTGCCGTTGACCCTCCTCTCAATGCCGGCCGACACCGACACCGCGGTCCTGGAGCTGGCGATGAGCGGGCCGGGAGAGATCGCCCACCTCATGCAGATGACCCGTCCCGACGTCGGGATGGTCACCAACGTTCGTGCCGCCCATCTCAATTCGTTTCAGTCGCTCGATGACATTGCCGCTGCAAAGGGGGAGCTTTATTCATGCCTGGACGACAGCTCGATTGCGATTGTCAATCTCGACGACGTGCACTGCCGAGTGCAAGCCACGAGACACCTTGGACCCAGAATCACGTTCGGCGCACATCCCGATGCCGATGTGCGAATCGGCGATGTGCAGAACCAACTGACCCCGGGCGTGGCTTTCTCCGTTCATCGTGGCGACTGGTCACGGAATGTTCAGCTGCGCCTGGTCGGTGCTCACGGAGCGTTTGACGCAGTCGCTGCACTTGCGGCTGCTCTTGCGGTCGGCGAGGACCTTGACGACGCATGCGAGAGGATGGAAAGGGTCGAGGCTGGACCGGGACGCGGGCAACTCCATCGACTCCGCGCCGAGATGCTGCTCGTCGATGACTCCTATAACAGCTCACCGTCGGCGCTCGCGTCAATGCTCGATCTCATTCGAGTCAACGAGGTTCCCGGGAAGAAGATCCTGGTCATGGGAGACATGCTCGAACTGGGACCCATGGAAGACGCGATGCATCGCGAGGCCGGCAAGCGGATCGCCGCCGCGGACATCGATGTTCTGGTCGCCGTGGGTCCGCTCTCGCGTCATTCGGCCGAGACAGCCCGTCGCTTCGGCGTGGAGCAGATCCACCACTTCAACGATTCTCGAAAGGCCGCCGCCGCCATCCCCGAAATGCTCGGCAGCGGAGACCTCGTCGTCGTCAAGGGTTCGCGTGGACTTCGAATGGAGACGATCGTTCGAACCATCCAGGAACAGTTTGAAGGGAGCGGCGCCTGA
- the murD gene encoding UDP-N-acetylmuramoyl-L-alanine--D-glutamate ligase → MTGGITTVTRIESSSGVLELAGTRVLIVGLGSSGLAATRLAARLGARVTLNDQRDEGDAPDLASDLAGIDVRRVLGGHPLSLLDDCDLIVVSPGVPMAIPLLQTALAGDIPVWSEIELASRVCRGRVIAVTGSNGKSTVTTMIGSILSAAGIVGGVGGNLATPFSTMLQQDGPDVVHSLELSSFQLETTHTLEADVAVLTNFTPDHLDRYDDLAAYGAAKSRLFAMQSPEGVAVFNADDEEWPRFSPAVRGRMSSFSVADRDDADAIVLDRKLVLREDGGHVTICGIDELTVVGSHNVANALAAVIACHHVGVQPATIRAGLLAYRPLPHRLEPVRTMGGVDFYNDSKATNPDAAIRAIEAFPDRRIHWILGGKDKDGDWNPVVELLARRECRVLLIGDAAEMLAKRIGTAAPLIRCGSMDVAVRQAAALAAAGDVVLLAPGCASFDQFLNFEDRGEQYRMLVQALTSIGGQHA, encoded by the coding sequence ATGACCGGGGGAATTACGACCGTGACCCGCATTGAGTCGAGTTCTGGAGTCCTCGAACTTGCGGGTACCCGTGTGCTCATCGTGGGCCTGGGAAGTAGCGGTCTGGCGGCCACACGACTGGCTGCGCGCCTCGGCGCCCGTGTCACTCTTAATGATCAGCGCGACGAGGGGGACGCCCCGGACCTGGCTTCAGACCTGGCCGGCATCGATGTTCGGCGTGTCCTCGGCGGCCACCCGCTTTCGTTGCTGGACGACTGCGACCTCATCGTGGTCTCTCCCGGTGTGCCGATGGCCATTCCCCTGCTTCAGACCGCCCTGGCCGGAGACATACCGGTCTGGAGCGAGATCGAATTGGCATCCCGTGTTTGCCGGGGGCGTGTCATCGCCGTGACCGGCTCGAACGGCAAGAGCACCGTGACGACGATGATCGGCAGCATTCTCTCCGCCGCCGGAATCGTCGGTGGTGTCGGCGGAAACCTGGCGACTCCATTCAGCACCATGCTCCAGCAAGACGGACCCGACGTCGTTCATTCCCTGGAACTCTCGTCGTTCCAGCTCGAGACCACCCACACGTTGGAAGCCGACGTCGCCGTACTGACGAATTTCACACCCGACCATCTCGATCGCTACGACGACCTCGCCGCCTATGGTGCCGCGAAGTCACGCCTGTTCGCGATGCAGTCTCCAGAGGGCGTCGCCGTCTTCAATGCCGATGATGAAGAATGGCCACGCTTCTCCCCGGCGGTCCGCGGGAGGATGTCCAGTTTCTCGGTTGCGGATCGAGACGATGCGGACGCAATCGTCCTCGACCGTAAGCTGGTGCTGCGGGAGGACGGGGGCCACGTCACGATCTGCGGGATAGACGAACTTACGGTTGTCGGATCCCACAACGTTGCCAACGCGCTGGCGGCGGTCATCGCCTGTCATCACGTCGGCGTGCAACCCGCCACAATTCGTGCGGGCTTGCTGGCCTATCGACCGCTGCCCCATCGCCTGGAACCGGTCCGAACCATGGGCGGTGTGGATTTCTATAACGACTCCAAGGCGACCAATCCCGACGCCGCGATTCGGGCGATCGAGGCGTTCCCCGATCGTCGGATCCACTGGATCCTCGGTGGCAAGGACAAGGACGGCGACTGGAATCCCGTCGTCGAGTTGCTGGCCCGAAGGGAATGTCGCGTCCTACTGATCGGCGACGCCGCCGAGATGCTCGCAAAACGTATCGGCACGGCTGCGCCGTTGATCCGCTGCGGTTCGATGGACGTTGCCGTACGCCAGGCCGCGGCGCTGGCCGCTGCGGGCGACGTGGTGTTGCTGGCTCCTGGCTGTGCGTCCTTTGACCAGTTCCTGAATTTCGAAGACCGCGGCGAACAGTATCGGATGCTGGTCCAGGCGCTGACCTCGATCGGAGGCCAGCATGCCTAG
- a CDS encoding UDP-N-acetylmuramoyl-L-alanyl-D-glutamate--2,6-diaminopimelate ligase, protein MSTRVATRLSQLLDAAGVQPIGATGADPDIVGATLDSRNVHPGFLFFAIQGFEQNGEAFIPDALERGASAVVAASERPDWVGSDVAWVRVAQPRCAAGPLSRQLFDCPDEALTLVGITGTNGKTTVAHMVEAMALAAGMRAGRIGTVGHAFAGQERPSSHTTPEAPDFYRLLAEMRDEAVELVAMEVSSHALSLSRVAGARFATALFLNLTRDHLDYHETEESYFEAKAQLFAGLRDDACAVLPYDDDHTERLRQMTAARVVTFGRSEHADVRLVNEHCGLDGSSAVLLTPSGKLPIRSFLLGRFNLDNIAAAAACALASGIPAEAIATGVLKMQPVPGRTQPVDVGQPFGVLVDYAHTEDALENLLRDLRDLTPGRLSVVFGCGGNRDAGKRAGMGRIAAAIADDVTITSDNPRDEDPEAIIDAVYSGAQRERTNNPREITLDRQTDRRAAIQTALARAQSGDVVVIAGKGHETVQIVSGERLEFDDHAVATDALAVLGWDGGVNA, encoded by the coding sequence ATGAGTACGCGCGTCGCCACCCGTCTCTCACAGCTGCTCGACGCGGCCGGGGTCCAACCCATTGGAGCGACGGGTGCCGACCCGGATATCGTCGGTGCAACGCTGGACTCGCGAAACGTTCATCCCGGGTTTCTCTTCTTCGCGATTCAGGGGTTCGAGCAGAACGGCGAAGCATTCATCCCCGACGCCCTGGAGAGAGGCGCATCGGCCGTCGTCGCGGCGTCGGAGCGTCCGGACTGGGTAGGCAGCGACGTGGCGTGGGTACGTGTCGCCCAACCGCGATGTGCGGCGGGACCCCTATCTCGGCAGCTGTTCGATTGCCCGGACGAGGCGCTGACGCTGGTGGGAATCACCGGCACCAACGGCAAGACCACGGTCGCCCATATGGTCGAGGCGATGGCACTGGCCGCCGGCATGCGTGCGGGGCGCATCGGCACCGTCGGACATGCGTTCGCCGGACAGGAACGACCCTCCAGCCACACCACGCCGGAGGCGCCGGACTTCTATCGGCTGCTGGCGGAGATGCGTGATGAAGCCGTCGAACTTGTGGCGATGGAAGTGTCGTCCCACGCGTTGTCGCTTTCGCGTGTGGCGGGTGCTCGTTTTGCGACGGCATTGTTCCTCAACCTGACCCGTGACCATCTGGATTATCACGAAACCGAGGAATCGTACTTTGAGGCCAAGGCGCAGTTGTTTGCCGGACTTCGCGACGACGCGTGCGCGGTCCTTCCTTACGACGACGACCACACCGAGCGTCTGCGACAGATGACCGCTGCGCGAGTCGTGACGTTCGGCCGGTCCGAGCACGCAGATGTCCGACTTGTTAACGAGCACTGTGGGCTTGACGGGTCCTCGGCCGTGTTGTTGACGCCGTCGGGGAAACTCCCCATTCGTTCGTTCCTCCTCGGTCGCTTCAATCTCGACAATATCGCCGCCGCCGCCGCCTGCGCGCTGGCCAGTGGGATCCCGGCGGAAGCGATCGCGACCGGTGTTCTCAAAATGCAACCGGTTCCCGGACGGACCCAGCCGGTCGATGTCGGCCAGCCATTTGGAGTTCTCGTTGACTACGCGCATACCGAAGATGCTCTGGAGAATCTGTTGCGCGATCTACGCGACCTGACGCCGGGGCGTCTGAGCGTCGTTTTCGGCTGTGGTGGCAATCGTGACGCCGGCAAACGTGCCGGAATGGGTCGGATCGCAGCAGCAATTGCAGACGACGTCACGATAACTTCGGACAATCCAAGAGATGAGGACCCCGAGGCGATCATCGACGCCGTCTATTCCGGCGCGCAACGTGAGCGCACGAACAATCCACGAGAGATCACTCTCGATCGACAGACGGACCGGCGAGCCGCGATCCAGACGGCACTCGCCCGCGCGCAGTCCGGCGATGTGGTGGTGATCGCGGGGAAGGGTCACGAAACCGTTCAGATCGTCAGTGGGGAGAGACTGGAGTTCGACGATCACGCGGTCGCGACGGACGCACTGGCAGTCCTCGGCTGGGACGGAGGTGTCAATGCCTGA